The sequence CGCGCGGAGCGGCCCATCGCTTCGCGCTCGGCGGGCGACTCGATCAATTCGACGATGGCCTCGGCCAACGAATCAACGTTGTTCGCGGGAACAAGCCGCGCCATGGTCGCCGCGGGAAAAACCTCGCGCGTGCCGCCGACATCGGTGGCGATGCATGCCACGCACGCCGCCGCCGCCTCCAGGAGCACTCGGCCCAGCGGCTCTTGCCGCGCCGGGTGAACCAGCAGGGTGACTTCGGGCAAGACCCGCTCGACGTGGACGATCGCTCCTAAGAAATGGAACCGCCGCGCCAGGCCCGCCGCCTCGATCGACGCGCGCAGGGCTGCCTCATACTCGATCGCTTCGGCCTTTTGCGAATGGCGTTCGCCGACCAGCAGCCAGTGCAGTGCCGGCAAGCGGTCTTTGACGCGCGCGGCGGCACGCGCCAGCACATCGTGCCCCTTGCGCATGACGAGCTGCCCGATGCTTGCCGCCAAGACCGCGTCGTCCGGCAAACCAAGTTCGCGGTGCAGCCAACCGGTGGGCGCCCGCGGCCGGAACAGGTTCAGATCGACGCCGTTATGGCAGACCCGCGTGCGCTCGGCACTTACGCCTTGCTTCAAGTGGAACTCGCGCGTGGCCTGCGACACGGCCAGCAGCCGCGCATGCCGATTCAGATCGGCCACCGCGGCGGCGCTCAAGCCGACGACGTC is a genomic window of Pirellulales bacterium containing:
- a CDS encoding glycosyltransferase yields the protein MKVAWLFEYPTLLGGERSLLATLPYLLQAGIEPVALAPPEGPLADVLAGCGVEHRPFNVHPSDRAMSRQQLRQALRSLLEEIRPALLHANSLSMGRLSAAVVEAAGMPSIAHLRDVVGLSAAAVADLNRHARLLAVSQATREFHLKQGVSAERTRVCHNGVDLNLFRPRAPTGWLHRELGLPDDAVLAASIGQLVMRKGHDVLARAAARVKDRLPALHWLLVGERHSQKAEAIEYEAALRASIEAAGLARRFHFLGAIVHVERVLPEVTLLVHPARQEPLGRVLLEAAAACVACIATDVGGTREVFPAATMARLVPANNVDSLAEAIVELIESPAEREAMGRSARRRMEEAFGAEHAARALAGHYREVSDGQCP